The DNA region GGGACGAGGGCGCACCCCGGTAGGCCGGCCGAGCGTCGGTGTTCCTCCGCGCGGGGTAGCCGGCCGCCGTGCCCCTCGGCGGCCGAGGGAGTGGTTCGGGTACTGATCGCAGTCGGTGCGGGGTGTCCCCGCCCCCGCCGGCCCGGCTCGACGCCCACACACCTGGAGGCCCTCATGGCCCGTACGACCACCCTCGCCCTGACCGCACTCGCCACCATCGGGGTCCTGGTCGGGGGCACCGCGATCGCCACCGCCGACGACCGGGGGGCCGTCAGGCCGAAGGAGAAGCCGCCGGTCATCGTCCCCGGCAACCAGGCCGCCGCCAACGCCTCGCTCCTGGCCGCGCACACCCAGGTGACCGGCGAATCCGTCACCCTGCGGCCCGGCGAGAACCTGCCGGCCGTCGTGCTCTGTCCGTCCGGCCAGGTGCCCACCGGCGGCGGTGCCACGACCAGCGCCTTCCGGATCTTCCTCACCGACTCCTACCCGAGCGGCAGCGCCTGGATCGTGCGCGGCACCAACACCAACAACGTGGACGAGTCCATCAGGGCCTACGTCATCTGCACCGCTCCCTGATCCGGGGGCCGGCCCCCCGCAACTCCCCGACGGGGTCACGGGCGTGGGCTCCCTCCGCGGAACCCTCGCCCCCGGACGCCCGCCGGGACCGGAGACCTCTCGCGCGCCGTACGACCGGGACACCGGCCGTACGGCGCGCGGTTCGTGCGATCCGGCCGCCACCACCGTTCAGCCGACCTCGCGGTCGAGGGTGGTGGCGCGCTCCCGCTCGCGGGGGGCGGCGATCTCGCGGACCGCGTCGGCGACGGCACGGAAGTCCCTGCGCAGGATCTTGGAGTGGTTGCTCGGGACCTTCGCGGCGATCCGGATGTTCGGGTTGCGGTCGAGGACCGGGTCGAGGTTGGCGCGGATCCGCTCCATCAGCTCCGGGTCGCCGCCGAGGTTGCCGCCGCTGGCGAGCACGTACCGGACCGGCACCGTCAGGCGGTCGAGGACCGGGTAGAGGACGGCGGGAGCGCAGAGCTCGTTGGCCTCGATGTTGATCTCGGCGTGCTGTGCGGCGCTCATGCGCGCGGCCAGGCCGAGCGGGCGGGCGATCGGGAAGAGGGGGCTCATCCGGCGGAACAGCTTGCGGATCTGCTCGCGGGCCGCGTCGTCGAGCCACTCGTGCGGCAGCGCGCCGTCCACGGACACCGCGCCCACGGCGCGGTCGGGATTGCGGGACGCCCAGTGCACGGCGAGCATCGCGCCGTAGGACCAGCCCACCAGGATCGGCCGGTCCACGCCGCGCGCTTCGAGGACGGCGTCGATGTCGCGCAGGCACGCTTCGAACGAGTAGTCCGCCGAGCGGTCCGAGCGGCCGCGGGCGCGCTCGTCGAAGGTGATGTGGCGGAAGCCGCCGCCGAGGTCGGCGGTGACGCGCTTCCAGTGCGCCTGGTCGGCGTAGGAACCGTTGAGGTAGACGACGGGGCGGCCGGGGCCGCCGGTGTCGGTCACGGCGAGGGCGGTGTCGTCGGTCGGGACGGTGCCGGTCCAGGGGGTCTGCTCGGCGCTCACGGCTGGTGTTCCTCCGGTGTCAGGGGTGGTTCGGGGATCGGCGGGGGATGCCCTCGCCGAGGTGCTGCCGCGCACCTCGCGGGTCTCGTCGGCCCCTGCGGACCGCGGGGTTCAGAGGCTGCGGGCGGTGATGTCGCCGTGGGCGGTGGTGGCGTGGATGGTGAGGGTGGTGGTGCCGTGGTTGGTGAGGGCGTTGTCGATGCGGCCGTGGGTGGTGCCGGCGTCGAGGGAGGCGGAGACGCCGCGGGCGGCGCCGATGGTGACGTCGCCGGATTCGGTGTGCAGGGTGACGGTGCCGTGGGTGGCCTCGGTGATGTGCAGGTCGCCCTTCCGGGTGCTGATCTCGGCGGGGCCGCCGAGGCGGCCGACGGTGATGTCGCCGGCCTGGAGGGTGAGGCGGGCGGCGGCGGTCTCGTCGAGCTTCACCGTGCCGTGGGCGCCTTCGTAGCCGACGTCGCCGAGGCGGCCGACGCCGCGCAGTTCGGCGCTGGCGGTCTTCGCCTCGACGCGGGAGCCGGCGGGCAGCCGGACGGTGACCTCGACGGCTCCGGAGGGCCCGAAGAGCTGGTTCTTCGCGGGTGCGGTCTCGATCCGCAGGACGCCGTCGCGGTAGTCGACGGTGGTCTGCTCGGCGGCCTTGAGGTCGCGGCTCTTCGAGGCGTCCGCGGGCAGGACCTCGACGGTGGTGTCGGTGCGGTCGGCGGCGATGAGGCGGATCCGGCCGGCGGGGATGTCCAGGACGGTGGCGATCGGGGCGGTGGTGGCGAAGTTCCGCATGTGGTGTGTGCTCCTGCGAGTCGTTGTCGTCGGCGTTTCCGACAACGGAAAAGCTACGTTGCTTTCCGAATCACAGCAACACTCCCATTGCGTCAAAACCACATAACTGCAGCTCACAGCAGCAATATCGTTGCGGAGGATTGAAATAAAATGCAACGACCGACCCTCGACTCGTTGCAATGAAATGACAGTGAACGCTATGGGGGCTCCCGGGGACACCCAGCGGAAGCCCTCGGCCCCCGCCGCTTCCGTGGCGGTGGACCCCGTCGGAATACCGGCGGTCAGTACCCGAGGCGACCACCGGTGAAGCCGGTCGCCGCCTCGGCGAGGAGCGGCGCCAGATCCGGGTAGTACCCGCGGTCGACGGCTTGGAGCATTTCCGCGAGGGCGATGAGTTGCCCGACACGACCCGCGGGGGAGCCGAGTACGTCGGAGAACTCCGCACGGACCCGGTCCGCGACTGCGGGCACCAGGAGGCTGCTCACCCACAGTACGGCGGGGTCGTAGCCGACGGGCACGAGTCCCCAGCGTTCCCAGTCCAGGATCGAGAGCGGCCCGGCGGTCAGGTTGGCCCACTGCAGATCCCCGTGGCCGGTGGTCCGCTCCACCCTTTCGGGGGCCGGGATACCGAGGTACTTCGGGAAGACCTCCTCGATCCATGTCGGCCGCGGGGTCACCTTCACTCCGGGGGCCGTGGCGATGCCGGCCAGCGCGGCCTTCAGGCCGTGCCACCAGTCGTCTCCCAGGCCGGGGTCCTCTCGGAGCTCCGGCGTCGAGGACACCGCGGGACCGGTGAGGTCGAAGACATCGGCCTGGTAGAACCGGTCGTGTTCGGTCCAGTCCATCGTGTCGTGCAACCGTGGGCGCGGGACGGAGTCCGGGATGCACTGCTCGGCCCCGAGAGGACCTTGACCCGTCGGCCGGGGGGCGAAACGGCGTCGGCCGTCGGAGACGCGCAGCCACAGCTGCCCTGCGCGGCGGCCGACGGTCGACCCGGAGGTGCCGAAGACGGACGGCCCACTACAAGCGAGCCCGAGGAAGGCTGCAGCCTTGGCGTGCGCGCCTTCCAAACGGCGACGGGCCGTGTCATCCGGCTGAAAGGACATCGAGCACCTTCCTGAGTCGGTCTCTTGGGATCGGACGGGCGAGAGCCGTCGCGGCAGCGTCCCAGTGCGCGCGGCTGCTGATCGAAGCGAGGACGACGTCCAACCCCGGGCAGGCCCCGACCAGATGGAACGCAGCCGCGTGCGGGTCCGATCCCGGCTGGATGAGATTCACCAGTTCGGGGGTCATCAGCGCAGGGAGTTCGCCCCCGTGGAGGGGTGCGGAGGCGAAGCTGGTGATTCCGGCCTCGCGTGCGTCACTGAGGGGCCCGGTTCCGGCGAGGGCCTGCGTGACGGGCTCGGCCATCACGAGGCTCACCGGCATCTGCACCCCGCCGAGATGGTGATTCCGGGACCCGGCCGCGACGCACGCCAGGCCGACCAGCTCGGCGACCGTGAACGCCTGGGACGTGAAACCGGACCAGGTGGCGACGCCGTAGCCGCCGATACGTCCTGCGTGAGCGAACTCCTCCAGCACGGCGAATGCGGCGAGCAGGTTCCGGTGCAGCTGCCGGCGGCCGTGGTCGGAACGCTCGGGGTTGTGGACGAACACCAGGTCAGCCCGGCCCAGGACTGCCAGGGACTGTTCGGTCTGGGAGCGGACGAACTCCGCGGCGATGCTGTGGTGCCCCCGCGGGTCGAAGCCGGTCTTCGTCGACACGCGGACGCCCGGGTACTCCGCCAGCACGGCGGCGAGGTCGCGATGGGCATGGCCGTGCGCGTAGTTGGGGGCGGTGTCGAGCAAGGATGCTCCGGCCGAGAGGGCGGTGCGCGCCGCCGCCCCGACGGCGCGCACCCGATAGGTCCCCAGGCCGAGGACGGCGTTCACGATTTCGCCCCGACCACGCAAGCGGCCTGGCCCTTGATGAGAACGGTCAGAACGTCTGCCACGTCGTCGACCTCCAGGCCGGCCGCAGAGGCGAGGTCCCCGATGGTCACGGGTTCTCCCCTCAGGAGGAGGCGGAGCACCGGGGTCGCCCGCTGCGCGAACTCCCACTCGGTACCGGCCGCCGCCAGGGTGACGGTACCTGCCGTGGTGCCGGCCGTGAGCTTGGCACGGGCCGCCGTGATCCGTACGGTGACTTCCGGAGACGGTGGGAGGTCCGCCACGTACGGCAGCGAGGGGGCCGGGCGTCCGAAGTGTGTGGTGTCGATGGAGTCCGCCCACCGGTCGATCAGCTCGGTGTCCGACAACGCGGTGCTCATCGCGGTCCGCAAGGCGTCCAGATACGCGGCCTTCGCGGCCGGATCCGCATGGCGGGGGACGTCCAGCCGTACGACGTCGTCCGCGTGCATCTGGTCGGCCAGCCAGCTGATGATGCCGGCCCCGGTATGGGTGACGAGGCCGAAGGTGAGGTGCAGGGATTCCGTGCCCTGGTCGGCGGTGACGGTGTGCCACCATCCACGGGGAAGGTAGAGGACGTCCCCGGGGCCGAGGACGATGTCCGCAATCGGTTCGCCGCCGGGTTCCTTCGGTGACTCGACGTCGCGGTAGGTGGGTGCCGTCCGCGTCGGTTCCCACAGCCGCCAGCGCTTCGCGCCCTGCTGCTGGACCACGACTACGTCATGGTCGTCCCAATGCCGACCGAAGCCCTCTCGCTCCGTCCAGGAGGCGTACGCGTTGGCCTGTACGGGTGTGCCGAAGAAGCGTTCCAGAGCCTCGGCGGCCGCCCGGACCGGCGGGTGGATCTCGTCGACCGCATCCACCACCAGCGAAGCGCCCTCGGCGAGCCTGGCGTGAAGCTCGGCAGGATGAACCCGGTTCCAGGTCACCCCGCGACGGTTGGTGACAGGAGCCGAGTACCTTCCGGACGGAACGGTCTCCCCGTCCTGCGACAACCGCAGTCGGGGCGCCTCCATCCGGTACGTGGCGACGATGGAGTTCAGGTCGTCCCAGGAGAGGAGGGAGCCGGGGTCGGCTCCCTCCGCCGGGAAGACAGCGTAGGAGCGGTGGAGCACCTGGGTGAGGAAGGTCCCCCCACCCAGGCGCACCGCCCACGAAGCGGCATGGTGCATCGTGGGCATCCGGCTCAGGTGTCGTTCTGGTCGGACTTGCCGCCCGTGTTGTCCGACGGCAGGTCGACGCGGGACCGCGCGGCCCGGATGTTCCGGACGGCGACCAGGAGGCCGTCCTCCTCGTTCTCCTGAGCAGCAGGCGTGGAACTCTGCATACCGGTGTCTTCCTTTCGTTCCGTCCGTGCTCGCCGGTCTGTCCGGCGACCCCCAGGAAATCGCTGCGAACAGCTGCTGAACAGAGCAGAATTGATGCACCGATGATGCATTCGTGAGGCAACCGGGCGGCTGACCTGCCAACGTCTGCCACCGGAGGATTCCAGCAGGCTCAAGGGGCGAGTGTTGGCGGCACGGCGAGAACGACTCATCGCGTTGCGTGTGAGCGCGGGGTACACCCAGGAGACCTTGGCAGCCGCGATGGACGTCGACCGGACGACCGTGGGCAGGTGGGAACGCGGGGCCTGGCTCCCCCGCCCGTGGCAGATGCCGAAGCTCGCCGCGTTGCTGAACATCGGTGCCGCCGAACTCGCCGGTCTGCTCGGTCCCCTCGAACCGACCCGCCGGGCCGGTGGATCGGGGACGGCGGGAGCAGTGACATCACCCGGCGACATCACCGAGCAGGACCGGCTGCGGGCCTCGAACGAGCCCGGTCTCGACGGCATCGTGCCCCCGACCGGAGCCGGGGGCACAACCATGGCGCTCATGGACGGCGGTGTCCGGGTCGGCTGCCGGACCGAGGACGGGAGGATCATCTTCGTGAGCATTCCGCGCCGCGCCACGCTCCGTGGCACCACCGCCGCCGGTACCGCACTCTTCTCAGGCCCCTCGGCCCCCGGGGCCCGGGCTCTTCCGCCCGCCCTCTCCACGGACATGCACCCGGTCGAGAGCCTGCGGTCGCTCCGCAGATCGCTGGTCGAGTGCGACAACGTACTCGGACCACGCGAAGTCGTCGCAACGGCTCAGGAGCATGTCCGGCTCATCCAGCAACTCCGTCGCGAGGCTTCCGGCCAGGACCGGAAGAGCCTTCTTCACGTGCAGGCCGAGTACGCCGAGTTCTGCAGCTGGCTGTACCAAGACAGCGGCGACCATCGCGCTGCCCAGTACTGGACGGACCGCGCCGCCGACTGGGCGAACGCCTGCGGCGACCTGGAGCTCGCCGCCTACATCATGGCCAGGAAGGCCCAGCTCGCCGGCGACATGCGGGACTCGGTCGAAGCCATCGACCTCGCGGCCTCCGCCCAACGCCTGGCACGGCCCGGAAGCCGTCTGAGTGCCATGGGAGCTGTCTACGGCGCCCACGGCCACGCCCTGCTCGGCGACGAGCTGACAGCCCAGCGCACCTTCGACCAGGCGCTGGAACTGCTCGCCCGGCCGCCCGAGGCACCGATCGGCCGGGGCAGATGGCTGAACGAGGCGTACATCGAGGCCCAACGCGCCCGCTCGCTGTCACTGCTCGGCCGTCACCACGAGGCGGTGGCGGGCTTCGATCGGGCGATCCGGTCCCTGCCCGCCAACTACCGTCGCGACCGCGGTGTCTACCTCGCCCGCTCGGCTGCCTCTCAGCTGGCCACCCAGGGGCCGGAGCAGGCCGCCACAACCGCCCATGCGGCACTGTCCATCGCCGCCGGTACCGGCTCGGCCCGGATCTTCACCGAACTGGCCTGCCTTGATTCCAAGTTGCCGAAATGGCAGGCCGTTCCCGAGGTCGCCCGGTTCCGGCAAGCACTCGACAGCTACCTGTTCCATGAAGTGTGATCACCATTTGTCGCTCCTGCCCGCCGAAAGAACGGACCGCCGATGCCACGCCCCTTCGTCCTGCTGAGCGTCGCCACCTCCATCGACGGCCACATCGACGACACCTCACCCGAGCGCCTCCTGCTCTCGAACGCCGAGGACTTCGACCGCGTCGATCAGGTCCGCGCCGAATCCGATGCCATCCTCATCGGCGGCAACACTCTGCGCAGCGACAACCCCCGTCTACTCGTGAACAGCGAGGAACGACGCGCCGCCCGCGTCGCGGCCGGCAAGCCCGAGTTCCCCCTCAAGGTCACCGTCTCCGCCAGCGGCGACCTCAGCCGCGACCTCAAGTTCTGGCACTTCGGTGACAAAAAGGTCGTCTACACCACCGATGCCGCCGCACCGAAGCTCCGCGAAACGCTCGCCGGCCTGGCCGACGTCGTCAGCACTGGTGCCACGATCGACTTCGGAGCGCTTCTCGACGACCTCGCCACCCGTGGTGTCGAACGGCTCATGGTCGAAGGCGGCGGGCAGATCCACACTCAGTTCCTCGCCCAGGGGCTGGCCGACGAGATCCACCTCGCCATTGCTCCGCTGGTGGTCGGTGACGCCTCCGCACCGCGTTTCCTCCACCCGGCCGACTACCCCGGCGGCAGCACCCACCGGATGCGGCTGATCGACGTCCAGCAGCTCGGCGACGTCGTCGTGCTCCGCTACGCGCCCGGGCAGGCGTCCGCCTGAAGACCTCCGCGCGCCACCGTCGGTCGACGGTGGCGCGCGGGGCAAGCGAGCGGAACGGCCGCACCGTTCACGTCGCGGCGGCACGATGCAGCGCTGGATCGCCGACTCGTTGCCATGAACGACCTCCAACAGGCCTTCTGCCGCCGAAGGGTCGCGGCCGAGCCAGGCCATCATGTACGCACACGGTCCGCCACCCCGTCTGGATGCCGTCCAGCCGGCCGGTGCCTTCCCGGAGGCACCGGCCGTCCACATCTCCCCAACATTCCCTGGAACCACTCCCCCGCTGCGGACACCAGATCTGCGTGGAGTCCTCCTTGTCCAGTAAGCAGGCGCAGCCCGGCGACCGCCAGGTCTTCGCCGAGCTCTACGATCAGCACGCGCGCACGGTCTTCGCGCACGCCTACAGATCCACCGGGGACCGCGACCTCGCGGACGACATCGTCTCCCTGACCTTCCTCGAAGCCTGGCGGCTCCGCAAGAAGCTCCGCGACGAGGTCCTGCACCCGCGCGCCTGGCTGCTGGCGATCGCCACCAACGTCCTGCGCAATACCGCCCGCACCGCGCGCCGCCACCGCGAGGCCATGTCCCGCCTCCCCCGGCGCGACCCGATCCCCGACTTCGCCGACGAGGTGGTCGGCCGGATCGCGGACGCCGGGACGGCCGCCGCCGCCGTGCGCGCCCTGGACCAGCTGGGGGCCCCCGAGCGCGAGGTGTTCACCCTCGTCGTGTGGTCCGGACTCGGGTACGCGGAGGCCGCCCGTGTCCTGGGCATACCCGTCGGCACCGTCCGTTCGCGGCTCTCCCGCGTCCGGGACAAGCTCCGCCGGATCGTCGACACCGAGGATCCGCCGGAGCCACCGCGCGAACGCGCCGACCACCTCGCCGCCAGCCGTCAGCCCGTGGGGCACCACCAGGAGAGCCGGCCATGAACACCGCATCCACAGACCAGGACAGGTGGGACGAGCACTGCGAGCGCCGCGAACTGGCCCGCCTGCTGCCCCCGCCCCCGCACCCGGTCCCCTCCCTCGACGAGGTCGCCGCCCGCCGCGAGTTCCTGCTGAACGAGTTCGACCGCTCCCGCCCCCTCGTCGCCCTGACCTCCCGCTGGCGGGGCCTCACCCTGGCGGCCGCGGTCGCCACCGCCGCCACTCTCACGGCGGTGACGCTCACCCAGGGCACCGGCGCCTCGGCGAACCGGACGCCTCCCGCCACCGCCGCGTCCGTGGAACTCCTCGACCGGGCCGCCCGGGTCGCCTGGTCCGCCCCCCAGCCGCCGGCCCAGGACTCCCAGTTCACCTACCTCAGGACCGTCACCCACGCCGTCGCCCTCAGCGAGGCCGCCGACGGCCCGATGCGTCCGACGACCACCACCGCCGACACCGAGCAGTGGGCCTCCGTCGACGGCAGCCGGCCCGGCCTCACCCGCCGCACCGGCGCCGACCAGCCGCTCCCCTCCTCCACCGCCGGCTCCGCGTGGGCGTCCTCCTCCTACCGGGCGCTCGCCGCCCTGCCCACCGAACCCGACGTGCTGCTCGGGAGGATCCGCGCCGAGGCCGCGCACGACCGCGGTCCGGGCTCCGATTCGACGACCGAACCGGACCAGCAGACCTTCGTCGCCATCGGGGACCTGCTGCGCAGCAGCGTCGTGCCGCCCCGGCTGAGCGCCGCGCTCTACCGTGCGGCGGCCCGCATCCCCGGTGTGGTGACGGTCGACGACGCCGTCGACGCCGCCGGGCGCCACGGTGTGGCCGTGGCCCGCGTCCACGACGGCGAACGCTCGGAATGGATCTTCGACCACCGGACCATGCGCCTGCTCGGTACCCGCACGGTCCTTCTGAAGGACGGTCCGTGGGGCAAGGCGGGGGACGAGATGGAGTCGGCCGCCGTGGTCGCCTGGGGCATCGTGGACGCCCCCGGTGAAACCGCACCCCTGGAAGCAAGCCCCTGAGCCGATTCGGTCAGCCATTGACCGGACTATGCCGGAGCTATTGTGCGATCGGCGAATCCCGCGTTGGGTCGTGTCAGCACCGTACCGACACAACCGAGCAGGGGGGAAGTTGACCGTGCGTACATTCCGCACGCTCGCCGCCGTCACCACGGTCGCCGGCGCACTCGCGCTGGCGGCCCCGGCGGCCGTGGCAGCACCCGCAGGCCCGTCAGCACCGGCGTCCGGCGTCCCGGAGTCAGCCGGGCCGACGGACGCGAAGCCGTCCAAGCCGGTGATCGCCACCTACAGAGGCAAGAAGATCGACCTCTCGCAGGGCTGGGGGAGCGCCCGCGTCTGCACCGAGGTGACGGGTGGAGCCGTCTACTGCCACGACAGCATCGCCGAAGCCGACCAGGCGCTCGCCACCATCGACCCCGCCGCCCGGACCGCGCGGACGGCGCCCGCCGCCGCCGGCGTCGCGGTCTCCGACGCGGACTGCTCCTCGGGCTGGGTCTGCATCTGGGAGCACTCCAACTTCACGGGACCTCTCCTGCGCTGGTCGCAGTTCGGCACCAAGTACCTGTCCGACTGGGGTTTCCGGGACCGGGCCAGCTCGGCCTGCGCCTACAACTCGAACGGCGCGACCCTCTACGACGACCGCACCCTGCAGCCGGACCCCTCGCTCTACCTCGGCTGGGGCTGCTACGACCTCACGGGCCAGGGCTACCCCTACGGCGGCAACTGGAACGACCGGGTGGACTACCTCACGGTCAACTGACCGGCGCCCGTACCGCGCGGAAGGCCGAGGGCCGGCACCCGTTCCTTCCGGGTCCCGGCCCTCGGCCTTCGTCCTTCGCGCTCCCCCGCCGTCCGCCGTCGCGGTCCGCCCCCGTGGCCCGCCGTCGCGGTCCGCCGTCCGTCCCCGGGCCGCTGCGGGCTCAGGCCGCCAGCTCGGCCGCCAGCTCGGCAGCCTCCGCCGGGGCCTGCCCGGTCGGCTTCCTGTTCCGCATCACGACCGTCGCCAGAAGCGCCGCCGCCAGCACACCCGCCGCGCTCACCGTGAAGGTGGTCGACATCGAGGTGGTGAAGGCCTCCCGGGCCGCGTGCACCAGGCCCGCGTCCCCCTTGGCCTCGGCCAGTGCACCCACGATCGACTGCTTCGCCTGCTCCGAGGAGCCCGCCGGCATCTCGTCGGCGTAGCCGCCGGCCAGCATCGAGCCGAGGATCGCGATGCCCAGCGCGGTGCCCGCCTGCTGGATGGTGTCGTTCAGCGCCGAGCCGACACCCGCCTTCTCCGCCGGGATCTCGCCCATCAGCGCACCGACCGCGGCGGGCATCGCCAGGCCGGCGCCCAGGCCGAGGATCCCGAGGGCGGTCGCCGGGACGGCGAACCCGGTCTCCGCGTCCACCGTGGAGAAGAGGACGAACGCCCCGGCCATCATCAGCATGCCGACCAGCACCAGCGGCCGGTGGCCGATCTTCGCCGCCAGGCCGGCACCCGCGCCGTTGCCGATCAGGGCCGCGACCGCCATCGGCACGAAGGCCAGACCGGCCTTGACCGGCGAGTAGTCCAGCACGAACTGCAGGTACTGGGTGAGGACCAGCAGCAGGCCGCCGTTGCCGATCTGGACCAGGGTCAGCGAGAGCGAACCACCGCTGAAGTTGCGCTTCTTGAAGAGCGCCAGCGGGACCATCGGCTCCGCCGCCACGTTCTCCCAGATCAGGAACCCGCCGAGCGCCACGACCGCGATCCCCAGGGTGATCAGCGAGTTGCCCTCGAACGCGCCGTGCTTCGGGATCTCGATGATCCACCAGATCAGCGCGGTCATGCCGACCGCCGACAGCACCGCGCCCAGCGGGTCCGGCTTCTGCCACGGGCCCTTGGACTCCGGCATCAGGACCAGGGCGGCGGTGATGGCGAGCACGACGACGGGCACGTTGATGAGGAAGATCGAGTGCCAGGAGAAGTGGTCGATCAGCACGCCGCCGAGCACCGGGCTGCCGACCAGGCCGAGCATCGAGACCGAGCCCCAGGCCGCCATGGCCTTGCCGCGCTCGTCCTCCTCGAACACCGTGATCAGGATCGACAGGGTCGACGGCATGATCAGCGCGCCGCCCACACCCATGGCCACCCGGCTCGCGATGACCTCACCCGGGTTGCTGCAGACCGTCGCCGCCAGCGACGCCGCTCCGAAGAGCAGCAGCCCGATGACCATCACCTTCCGCCGGCCGAACCGGTCCCCCAGGCTTCCGGAGGTCAGCAGCAGACCGGCGAAGACCAGGATGTAGGAGTCGAGGATCCACTGCGTGTCCTGCGCGGTGGCGTTCAGGTCCTCGGTCATGGACGGCACCGCCACCGTCAGCGCCATGCTGTCGACCACCAGGACCAGCGTGCTGAGGCACAGCACGATCAGGATCCACCAGCGACGTGGGTTGCGGGCTTCCATGGTTTTCCCCTCCGGCTTGCGTACGTCGTTCCGTCGTTGCGCACACTGTACGCAGAGCGGAACAGTGTGCGCAACCCCTGCATGGCGTGCGCATATCCGAACGGTGTGCGCACCAGTGGTTCCTGTACGCTGAATGCGCACGGTGTACGCAGCGAACTCCTTGCCGACCGACCGAGGGAGGACCGGCCGATGGCCGCGACAACGAACCCGATCCCGTCCGTATGGGCCCGCCGGCAGCGCGAACCCGAACAGCCGACGCTCAACCGCGCCGCGATCG from Kitasatospora sp. NBC_00458 includes:
- a CDS encoding MFS transporter, producing MEARNPRRWWILIVLCLSTLVLVVDSMALTVAVPSMTEDLNATAQDTQWILDSYILVFAGLLLTSGSLGDRFGRRKVMVIGLLLFGAASLAATVCSNPGEVIASRVAMGVGGALIMPSTLSILITVFEEDERGKAMAAWGSVSMLGLVGSPVLGGVLIDHFSWHSIFLINVPVVVLAITAALVLMPESKGPWQKPDPLGAVLSAVGMTALIWWIIEIPKHGAFEGNSLITLGIAVVALGGFLIWENVAAEPMVPLALFKKRNFSGGSLSLTLVQIGNGGLLLVLTQYLQFVLDYSPVKAGLAFVPMAVAALIGNGAGAGLAAKIGHRPLVLVGMLMMAGAFVLFSTVDAETGFAVPATALGILGLGAGLAMPAAVGALMGEIPAEKAGVGSALNDTIQQAGTALGIAILGSMLAGGYADEMPAGSSEQAKQSIVGALAEAKGDAGLVHAAREAFTTSMSTTFTVSAAGVLAAALLATVVMRNRKPTGQAPAEAAELAAELAA